From a single Rutidosis leptorrhynchoides isolate AG116_Rl617_1_P2 chromosome 5, CSIRO_AGI_Rlap_v1, whole genome shotgun sequence genomic region:
- the LOC139846961 gene encoding uncharacterized protein — protein MCFCIDQVHWDFSRIQHDGNMNATTTVYLSRFIIHNLVPLNSHYFTRIHSHRRFRALAFSESPEIENGKMVVVGGGAAGIYGAIRAKTLAPNLNVIVIEKAKPLTKVKISGGGRCNVTNGHCVDNMVLAEKYPRGSKEFRGSFFNVHGPGDTMSWFADHGVKLKTEEDGRVFPASDNSSTIIDCLLNEARRKGVKLQTGVSVTSTSMSTNGKFMVKIEKRTIDHVDFVEANYLLIASGSSKQGYNLATQLGHSIIKPVPSLFTFKVDDIPLIELSGITFPKVKATLKLESLQKSVIGLTQVGPMLVTHWGLSGPVILRLSAWGARELYTSNYKGMLLVDFCPDLNGEDLKSLLSQHKKKFPKQKVAGSYPPELGLIKRFWKYLLNSEGIDEDILWASISNNSLMSIAAVLRQCSFIIKGKGQFKDEFVTAGGVPLSEISLKTMESRIQSRLFFAGEVLNVDGITGGFNFQNAWSGGYIAGTSIGNMAATSALAAFKKLAT, from the exons ATGTGTTTTTGTATTGATCAGGTGCATTGGGATTTTAGTCGAATTCAACACGACGGAAACATGAACGCCACCACCACCGTCTATCTATCTCGGTTCATTATTCACAATTTGGTACCTCTAAATTCTCATTACTTCACCAGAATTCATAGCCACCGAAGATTTCGTGCTCTTGCATTTTCTGAATCCCCCGAG ATTGAGAATGGGAagatggtggtagttggtggtggtgctGCTGGAATATATGGTGCAATTAGGGCTAAAACTTTAGCTCCTAATCTTAATGTCATTGTTATTGAAAAGGCTAAACCATTAACTAAG GTTAAAATATCGGGAGGTGGTCGTTGCAACGTTACAAATGGGCATTGTGTGGACAATATG GTTTTGGCTGAAAAATATCCGAGGGGTAGTAAAGAATTTCGAGGTTCATTTTTTAATGTTCATGGCCCAGGGGATACCATGTCATGGTTTGCTGATCATGGTGTGAAATTAAAG ACCGAGGAAGACGGAAGGGTTTTTCCAGCGAGTGATAATTCATCTACGATAATCGATTGTCTTTTAAATGAAGCAAGGCGAAAGGGAG TTAAACTGCAAACAGGAGTATCTGTAACATCTACTTCCATGTCTACTAATGGCAAATTTATGGTCAAGATTGAGAAACGTACGATTGATCATGTGGATTTTGTTGAGGCGaattatttgttgattgctagtggTAGCAGTAAGCAGGGTTATAATCTAGCCACTCAACTAGGCCATTCTATAATTAAACCAGTACCAAGTTTATTTACGTTCAAGGTCGATGATATTCCCTTGATAGAGTTATCTGGG ATTACATTCCCGAAAGTCAAGGCAACTTTAAAGCTTGAATCTTTGCAGAAGAGCGTTATAGGACTTACACAG GTTGGACCGATGTTGGTCACACATTGGGGACTTAGTGGTCCGGTAATTCTACGTTTATCTGCTTGGGGTGCTCGTGAACTTTATACGTCAAACTATAAAG GAATGCTTCTTGTGGATTTTTGTCCAGATCTTAATGGTGAAGATTTGAAGTCCTTGTTATCACAACACAAAAAGAAGTTTCCG AAGCAAAAAGTAGCGGGTTCATATCCTCCAGAACTTGGGCTCATCAAGAGATTTTGGAAATACTTGTTAAACAGTGAG GGCATAGATGAAGATATCTTGTGGGCTTCCATTTCGAATAACTCTTTGATGTCTATTGCTGCTGTATTAAGACAATGTTCGTTTATAATCAAAGGAAAG GGTCAATTCAAGGATGAATTCGTCACAGCTGGTGGTGTTCCGTTGTCCGAG ATCTCACTGAAAACTATGGAGAGCAGGATACAATCTCGTCTGTTCTTTGCTGGAGAG GTGCTGAATGTTGATGGGATTACAGGAGGTTTCAATTTCCAG AACGCTTGGTCAGGTGGGTATATAGCTGGTACGAGTATAGGCAACATGGCTGCCACATCAGCACTTGCTGCCTTTAAAAAGCTGGCCACGTGA